A window of Proteiniborus sp. DW1 genomic DNA:
GAAAAAGTTGCTGAGGCAGTGAAAAGTGGTGAGTGTGATAAAGGAATTGTTTGCTGTGGTACTGGAATAGGGATATCAATTTCCGCTAATAAAGTTCCAGGAATTAGGTGTGCTTTATGCAGTGACTGTTATTCTGCAAGGATGTCAATTGAGCATAATAACGCTAATGTACTAGCGATTGGAGCCAGAGTAATTGGAAAAGATTTAGCTCTTGAGATTATAGATACATGGCTTAAAGCAGAATTCCAAGGTGGAAAACATGAAAGAAGAGTAAATAAAATTAGAGACATAGAAAGCAAGTATGTGATATAATACTACAGACTATGGAAAAGAGAGATCCTTTTGAGACTTTAATTCCTGCCATAGTGTAATAATTAGGAATACCTTTGGCTTTAGGCTTTTAGATGACTAAGCAGATGTCATCATGAACGATAGTGAAGGATCTGACTTGTTTAAGAGCTAAAATAATATGAGAGGAGAGATGTACGTGAATAGAGTTATAGTTATGGATCATCCATTGATTAAGCACAAACTAACATTTATAAGAGATAAAAATACTGGACCAAAAGAGTTTAGAGAATTGGTAAAAGAGGTTGCAATGCTTATGGCATATGAGGTTACTAGAGATTTACCTCTTGAGGATATTGAAATCGAGACTCCTCTTACGAAAACAACATCACAGGTAATAGCTGGTAAAAAACTTGGAATAGTACCTATATTGAGAGCGGGACTTGGAATGGTAGAAGGACTATTAAATTTATTGCCAGCGGCAAAGGTTGGACATATTGGACTTTATAGAGATCCAGAAACTCTACAGCCTGTAGAATACTACTGTAAGCTGCCATATGATGCAGTAGAAAGGGAGCTAATACTATTAGATCCAATGCTTGCAACAGGTGGTTCAGCAAGGGCAGCAATTACTTTCCTAAAGGATAGAGGGGTAACAAATATTAAGCTTATGTGCTTAATAGCTGCTCCTGAAGGAATAAAGGCTGTACACGAGGTACATCCTGATGTGGATATCTTTGTGGCAGGAGTAGATGAAAAATTAAATGACCATGCATATATTCTTCCAGGACTAGGAGATGCAGGAGATAGATTGTTTGGGACAAAATAAAGATGGGGGAACCCATCTTGTTTTTTTACGTCAAAGAAGTAATACAATTGGAAACTGATAATTATTAATTATTAAGGAGAATTATGAATTAAAGGTTTTAAGAATTGAAAATATTGTTATACTGAGATGTAGGAGGGCTGGTTTCCATGCCAACCCATTAGTTCTATTATTAAAAAGGGGGCAGTTACATGAGACCATCATGGGATGCTTATTTTATGGAGATAGTAAATGTAGTGAAAAAAAGATCAACCTGTATTAGACGACAGGTTGGGGCGCTTATAGTTTTAGATAAAAGGATTCTGTCAACAGGCTATAATGGAGCTCCTACAGGATTAAAGCACTGTTCAGAAGTAGGATGTTTAAGAGATAAACTTGGAGTGCCATCAGGTCAAAGACACGAGCTGTGTAGGGGACTACATGCTGAGCAAAATGCTATAGTACAGGCTGCAAATTCAGGTGTCAGCATAAAGGGTGGTACAATATATGTAACGAACCAACCATGTGTACTATGTGCAAAGATGATAATAAATGCGGGAATTATAAGAGTAGTCTTTAGTGGAGAATATCCTGATGAATTGTCTACAGAAATGCTCAAGGAAGCAGGGGTAGACCTAATAAAGATTGACTAATCTTGCTAATTAGAGTAAAATCAGAGTTAGGAAATATACTTATCAAGCAATATTTACCATAATTCAGCTTGGCAATATATCAAGCCTGATCCGAAAGAAGAGGAGTGTTAATTATGACTAATTATTATATAGTCTTTCTTATACCAATAATATTATCCTATCTACTTACACCATTGGCTAAATACACAGCAAAGAAAATTGGAGCCATTGATGTGCCTAAGGATGATAGAAGAGTTCACAATGTCCCCATACCTAGACTAGGTGGGCTTGCTATTTATTTAGCTACAATGATATCCATGCTTATTTTTTTAGATATTGATAAATCTATAATTTCTATTATGATAGGAAGTACCATAATCGTAATAACAGGAATAATAGATGATGTCAAACCTATGTCGGCAAGGTGGAAGCTAGTATTTCAGATAATAGCAGCAGCAGTTTTAATTATAGGAGATGTTAGAATAGAGTTTCTTGGGAACCCTTTTGTTAAAAATGGAATTATTGACTTAGGTATTTTCTCTATACCAGTAACTATTTTTTGGGTAGTTGGTATTACTAATACCCTAAACCTTATTGATGGTCTAGATGGACTTTCAGCAGGTGTAGGAGCTATAGCAGCTGTATCACTATTCTTTGTAGCAGCAAGTATAGATTATATTGATACTAGTATGGTTATGATAATGTGTGCAATTATAGCTGGTTCAGCCTTTGGATTTCTTCCGCATAACTTTAATCCAGCTAAGATATTTATGGGGGATACAGGAGCCTTATTTTTAGGATATATGCTTTCTGTAGTAGCTGTTGAAGGAGTTATGAAAAGTGTGGCAACCATAACTATAGTAGTG
This region includes:
- a CDS encoding cytidine/deoxycytidylate deaminase family protein — translated: MRPSWDAYFMEIVNVVKKRSTCIRRQVGALIVLDKRILSTGYNGAPTGLKHCSEVGCLRDKLGVPSGQRHELCRGLHAEQNAIVQAANSGVSIKGGTIYVTNQPCVLCAKMIINAGIIRVVFSGEYPDELSTEMLKEAGVDLIKID
- a CDS encoding MraY family glycosyltransferase: MTNYYIVFLIPIILSYLLTPLAKYTAKKIGAIDVPKDDRRVHNVPIPRLGGLAIYLATMISMLIFLDIDKSIISIMIGSTIIVITGIIDDVKPMSARWKLVFQIIAAAVLIIGDVRIEFLGNPFVKNGIIDLGIFSIPVTIFWVVGITNTLNLIDGLDGLSAGVGAIAAVSLFFVAASIDYIDTSMVMIMCAIIAGSAFGFLPHNFNPAKIFMGDTGALFLGYMLSVVAVEGVMKSVATITIVVPILALGLPIFDTTFAIVRRLINKRPISEADKGHVHHRLLDKGLSQKQAVLILYIVSAVFGTSAVLMAGLRPEYGVVVVGIVLTLVFLGAVRFGIIGVVDIKKKNREKR
- the rpiB gene encoding ribose 5-phosphate isomerase B, giving the protein MKIALGCDHAGYELKGYIKEYLDKKGIEYVDFGTNSIESVDYPEFGEKVAEAVKSGECDKGIVCCGTGIGISISANKVPGIRCALCSDCYSARMSIEHNNANVLAIGARVIGKDLALEIIDTWLKAEFQGGKHERRVNKIRDIESKYVI
- the upp gene encoding uracil phosphoribosyltransferase codes for the protein MNRVIVMDHPLIKHKLTFIRDKNTGPKEFRELVKEVAMLMAYEVTRDLPLEDIEIETPLTKTTSQVIAGKKLGIVPILRAGLGMVEGLLNLLPAAKVGHIGLYRDPETLQPVEYYCKLPYDAVERELILLDPMLATGGSARAAITFLKDRGVTNIKLMCLIAAPEGIKAVHEVHPDVDIFVAGVDEKLNDHAYILPGLGDAGDRLFGTK